The genomic region TCCCACCCAAAATGGTACGGGGCCTTGCGGGTATAGGGGCTTGTCTTCTCGCCTTGGTCATTGGCGGCCGGCAGGAGCACCTTGCGGTCCTTCATCTTCGGCAGCACTTCGTTGATAGGCGATCGAAAGACGACGCGCAGGATGTTCTCGCCGACCGCAAGCCAGCGCTTGACCGGCACCCGCCACGTACGAAACATGTTGTCGGCACGGAGGACCCGTACGCCATTGAGCCAGACGTCTGCGTACGTGTCGAGTCCCTCACAAACCAGCTCGATCTGTTCGCGATCGAGGAGCACCGAGGGAACGGAAAACCGCAGCTCGTATTCCCAATCGGTCTTGCCTACCCACTGCACCTTGGCCTCGTTGTCCCGGAAGAAGGGGTCGGGCAGAAGTCCGTTGCGCAGAAGATCCGTGTGCACACAGCCTGGCACTTCGGCCGGATACCAGCGCTGCGTCCCCACCTGGCGAAACTGCCATCCTTCGTGCAGAGGAGTCCTGATCCTCAATTCCCTTGCCTCCGCGCCCCGCACCAGCATTCCCGAGAGGGCAAGCAGAAACGCAAGCAACGCTGTTCCACCCATGGTCGTCACCTCTGTGCTCTTGGCTCCGGACCCACGAATGTACAGAAGCGCCGCCGTGCAAACAAGCTTGGCCTACGCACGCCCCCTACAGCAGCGCGGTCCGCTCAGCCCCGGCATCCTCCCGTGGACGCAGGGGGCATGGGGTTCACGGGGCGAGACCGGAGACGGACCGGCATCCGCACTTCTCCTTGATTCGGAACCGGCCGTTCGCTACCATTCGACATCGCATCTGGGCGTAGTCGTAACGAGGTGGCAGGGTCCGTAACAGCGGGAGGTCAACATGAGACGAGGGTTGGGGCTCGCAGCGTGGATGGTCGCATCGGCCCTTGTCGTGGGTGGTTGTGCCAAGAGAGGAGCGCAAATGCGATTCACAGGGGCACAAGGCGAGGTGAAGCTCATCACGCTGGATCCCGGACATTTTCACGCCGCGCTCGTCCAGAAGACGATGTATCCGCAGATTGACCCGGTGGTGCGGGTGTTCGCGCCGGCGGGTCCGGACCTGGACGATCATCTTTCGCGCATCCAGGGCTTCAACACCCGGACTCAAGATCCTACGCACTGGGTCGAGAAGGTGTACACGGGTCCGGACTACTTGGAACGAATGCTACGGGAAAAGCCGGGGAACGTGGTGGTCCTGGCCGGCAACAATCAGCGCAAGCCCCGCTACATCAAAGCATGTGTGGACGCCGGTCTGAACGTCCTCTCGGATAAGCCGATGTGCATCAATTCCGAGGGCTTCGCCCTCCTCAAGGCCGCCTTTCGCTCGGCGGCCGAGAAAGGCGTATTGCTCTACGACATCATGACCGAGCGCTACGAGATCACGACCATTCTGCAGCGGGAGCTCGTGCACATGCCGGAGGTGTTCGGAGAGCTCCAGGCCGGTAGCCCGGATGACCCCGCCGTCACGAAGGAAAGCGTCCACCACCTGTTCAAGTACGTCGCTGGGGTTCCTGTGAAGCGCCCTGCTTGGTACTTCGACGTGGAGCAGCAGGGAGAAGGCATTGTCGATGTGTCCACGCACCTGGTGGACCTGGTGATGTGGGAGTGTTTCCCGGAGCAACCCATCGACACGACGGACATCGAAGTCCTGCGCGCTCGGCACTGGCCGACGTTGATCACCCGGGAACAGTTCGAGAAGGTCACGCGCTTGCCCGACTTCCCCGATTTCCTGAAAAGCCAACTGGACCCGAACGGGGCGCTTCCCTACTACTGCAATGGCGAAATGATCTACAGGATTCGGGGAATCTACGCGAAGGTATCTGTGATCTGGAACTTCGAGGCACCCCCGGGAGGCGGCGATACCCACTACTCGGTGATGAAGGGAAGTCGGTCCTACGTGGTGATCCAACAGGGGAAAGAGGAGAACTATCGGCCCGAACTCTACGTGCTCCCTGCCCCTGGGGTTAACCCCGATGAGCTGAGTACGCCGCTTGCCAACGCGGTCCAGAAGCTCCAGGAGAAGTGGCCTGGCGTAGCTCTCGAGAAGCAGGGGCAGCGCTGGCACATCCTTGTTCC from candidate division KSB1 bacterium harbors:
- a CDS encoding oxidoreductase, which gives rise to MVASALVVGGCAKRGAQMRFTGAQGEVKLITLDPGHFHAALVQKTMYPQIDPVVRVFAPAGPDLDDHLSRIQGFNTRTQDPTHWVEKVYTGPDYLERMLREKPGNVVVLAGNNQRKPRYIKACVDAGLNVLSDKPMCINSEGFALLKAAFRSAAEKGVLLYDIMTERYEITTILQRELVHMPEVFGELQAGSPDDPAVTKESVHHLFKYVAGVPVKRPAWYFDVEQQGEGIVDVSTHLVDLVMWECFPEQPIDTTDIEVLRARHWPTLITREQFEKVTRLPDFPDFLKSQLDPNGALPYYCNGEMIYRIRGIYAKVSVIWNFEAPPGGGDTHYSVMKGSRSYVVIQQGKEENYRPELYVLPAPGVNPDELSTPLANAVQKLQEKWPGVALEKQGQRWHILVPDVYRVGHEAHFAQVTEKYLRFLVEGKLPDWEVPNMIAKYYTTTRALELARRSE